One Setaria viridis chromosome 5, Setaria_viridis_v4.0, whole genome shotgun sequence genomic region harbors:
- the LOC117855900 gene encoding multicopper oxidase LPR1 homolog 1, with translation MLFQCAPVLVLALACRGSKQQLVRPVEMVPVRAEVAALLLLLLVAAVGVAAGFRPGPPVSEDTLEKVAASLEMYVDLLPQMPKVLGYSLKYGRPAPTHLTIGMYQKKWKFHRDLPATTVFAFGTSAESATFPGPTIEALQGVPLWVTWENHLPDRHILPWDPTVPVAIPRAGGVPTVVHLHGGVHPPQSDGHANAWFTAGFRERGPTWTTPTYAYPNAQSPGGVLWYHDHALGLTRANLLAGLLGAYVIRNPAAEAPLGLPCGDALDRVLVLADRSFYADGSLYMNCTGDNPGVHPQWQPEYFGDAVTVNGKAWPFLPVARRRYRFRIINASNARFFNLSLSNGLPFHVIGSDASYLPRPVAVTHLLVAVAEAFDVVVDFSESSEAELEVVNTAPYPYPDGDSPDHLTGKVMKFVVAPARLWDDHSRVPARLLEYVKVAEEEAAQRRYIVMYEYEDEATGNPTHLYINGKRPEDPATETPRAGTTEVWEVINLTADNHPLHLHLATFQAVRVRGLVELEEFKRCMERLNDAARCGVARHAVGEEVAVPEHERTWKNVVKIAPGFVTTVVVKFLMVDTGRAYPFDATAEPGYVYHCHILDHEDNAMIRPLKLIR, from the exons ATGCTATTTCAGTGTGCTCCTGTCTTGGTCTTGGCTCTTGCATGCAGAGGCAGCAAGCAACAGCTAGTCCGGCCGGTCGAAATGGTCCCCGTCAGAGCGGAGGTCGctgctcttctcctcctcctcctcgtcgccgccgtgggcGTTGCCGCCGGGTTCAGGCCTGGGCCGCCGGTGTCGGAGGATACTCTTGAGAAGGTGGCCGCATCCCTGGAAATGTACGTCGACTTGCTTCCCCAGATGCCCAAGGTCCTCGGCTACTCGCTCAAGTAcggccgccccgcgccgactCACCTCACCATCGGGATGTACCAGAAGAAATGG AAATTCCACCGCGACCTGCCGGCGACCACCGTGTTCGCGTTCGGCACGTCGGCGGAGAGCGCGACGTTCCCGGGGCCCACCATCGAGGCCCTGCAGGGGGTCCCGCTGTGGGTGACGTGGGAGAACCACCTCCCCGACCGCCACATCCTGCCGTGGGACCCCACCGTGCCCGTCGCCatcccccgcgccggcggcgtgccCACCGTCGTCCACCTCCACGGCGGCGTCCACCCGCCGCAGTCCGACGGCCACGCCAACGCCTGGTTCACCGCCGGGTTCCGCGAGAGGGGCCCCACGTGGACGACCCCCACGTACGCGTACCCGAACGCGCAGTCCCCCGGCGGCGTGCTGTGGTACCACGACCACGCGCTCGGCCTCACCCGCGCCAacctcctcgccggcctcctcggcgcCTACGTCATCCGCaacccggcggcggaggcgccgctCGGGCTCCCCTGCGGCGACGCGCTCGACCGGGTGCTCGTGCTCGCCGACCGCAGCTTCTACGCCGACGGCTCCCTCTACATGAACTGCACCGGCGACAACCCCGGCGTCCACCCGCAGTGGCAGCCCGAGTACTTCGGCGACGCCGTCACCGTCAACGGCAAGGCCTGGCCGTTCCTccccgtcgcgcgccgccgctaccGCTTCCGCATCATCAACGCCAGCAACGCGCGCTTCTTCAACCTCTCGCTGTCCAACGGCCTCCCATTCCACGTCATCGGCTCCGACGCCAGCTACCTGCCCCGGCCGGTCGCCGTGACGCACCTCCTCGTCGCCGTGGCCGAGGCGttcgacgtcgtcgtcgacttCTCCGAGTCGTCCGAGGCGGAGCTCGAGGTCGTCAACACGGCGCCGTACCCGTACCCCGACGGCGACTCGCCGGACCACCTCACCGGCAAGGTGATGAAGTTCGTCGTCGCGCCGGCGAGGCTGTGGGACGACCACTCCAGGGTGCCGGCGCGGCTGCTGGAGTACGTCAAGGTCGCCGAGGAAGAGGCGGCGCAGAGGCGGTACATCGTGATGTACGAGTACGAGGACGAGGCGACGGGCAACCCGACACACCTGTACATCAACGGGAAGCGGCCGGAGGACCCGGCGACGGAGACGCCGCGGGCCGGCACGACGGAGGTGTGGGAGGTGATCAACCTCACGGCGGACAACCACCCGCTGCACCTCCACCTGGCCACGTTCCAGGCCGTGCGCGTTCGCGGGCTCGTCGAGCTGGAGGAGTTCAAGCGCTGCATGGAGAGGCTCAACGACGCGGCCAGGTGCGGCGTGGCGCGGCATgccgtcggggaggaggtggcggtgccggAGCACGAGAGGACGTGGAAGAACGTGGTGAAGATCGCGCCGGGTTTCGTGACGACGGTGGTGGTGAAGTTCCTGATGGTCGACACCGGCAGGGCGTACCCGTTCGACGCCACGGCCGAGCCAGGATACGTCTACCATTGCCAC ATTTTGGATCATGAGGACAACGCCATGATTCGGCCGCTGAAACTGATCAGATGA